AACTTCCGGGAAGAGATCACCGCTGAGGACTAGCTGAACCATGCCGCCGAGCAGCCGCCGCCAATCCGCACCACCGCCCCTGGGAGAAGTGCGCCAGAGCCAGGTGCTGCAGCTTGCTGGCCCTGGCGCCATGGTGGATCTGCCCGACTACGCGGTGCTGATCGGCGGGCTCGATTTCTGGAACGACCGCGGCTGCGATCAGATCCATGAACCCCGGCTGCTCCGCCTGGCGCGGCAGGCCACCGGCGCGGCGCGGGTGGATCTGCGCACCCCACCCAAGGAGGTGGATCCCCTGAAGAAGATCAGCGGCTCGATCAAGGCGCTGCGGTTTCCGGAGTGGTCGGTAGTGCAGAAGAAGCTGCCCGACCGCGAGGCCTTCGGCATCCCATGCAGGGCCCGCCTGCTGGTGCACTTCAACGACAGCTGCATCAAGGACTGGAAGAAGTACAAGGACGCCGACGGCGAACATGCGCTGGTGCCGGTGCGCTTCGTGATGGCGTGCCCGCACGGGCACCTCAGCGACATCCGCTGGCGCGACTTCTGCTTCAACCAGTTCGGTTGCAAGAACGACGAACGGCTTTATCTGCTGGAGGCCGGCACCGGTAACGACTTCACCCAGATCTTCGTGCAGTCGGAGGGTGGCGTCACCCGCAAGCTCGCCGATGCCCTGATCCCCGAGACCAAGGCTCTCGGCACCTGCCAGGGGCACACCCCCTGGCTGGGGCGTTACAGCCGTGATCAGGAGCGCTGCCTCACCGATGGCGAACCCACGTTGAACCGCCTGCTGGTGCGATCGGCCACCAACGCCTACTTCAGCGAGACGATCTCGGTGATCTCCCTGCCGGAGGAGGCCGGCGCCCTGGCCAAGCGGGTCACCGAACTCAAGGATGAGCTGGAAGGCATTGAGGCTGAGGACGACATCGCAGCGGCGCTGAAATTCAACCCCCGGCTCAAGAGCGCTTTCGCAGGCGTGGAGCCCGCGGCGCTCTGGCAGGCGATCGAAGCCCTTCGCGGCGGAAGCAGCGGCGACATGCCCCAACCGAAGGACGAGGAACTGCGGCTGTTGGTGGGCCCGATGGAGGGGGTCTCCAGCACGGCGGAGGACAGCCTGTTCGAGGCGAGCGTGTGGTCACCGCCGGATCCACCGGC
This portion of the Cyanobium sp. NIES-981 genome encodes:
- the drmB gene encoding DUF1998 domain-containing protein, which encodes MPPSSRRQSAPPPLGEVRQSQVLQLAGPGAMVDLPDYAVLIGGLDFWNDRGCDQIHEPRLLRLARQATGAARVDLRTPPKEVDPLKKISGSIKALRFPEWSVVQKKLPDREAFGIPCRARLLVHFNDSCIKDWKKYKDADGEHALVPVRFVMACPHGHLSDIRWRDFCFNQFGCKNDERLYLLEAGTGNDFTQIFVQSEGGVTRKLADALIPETKALGTCQGHTPWLGRYSRDQERCLTDGEPTLNRLLVRSATNAYFSETISVISLPEEAGALAKRVTELKDELEGIEAEDDIAAALKFNPRLKSAFAGVEPAALWQAIEALRGGSSGDMPQPKDEELRLLVGPMEGVSSTAEDSLFEASVWSPPDPPAWFQRAIRRVLLVRRLREVQALVGFTRFTPRTSSLGGLPIDTTGANRRAPLANDLRWLPAAENKGEGIFIEFEPATIKAWAASDAVVSRAGQFSQAFENDWLKSRGLDAEQFPFPGAPYLLLHSLSHLLITEMALECGYGASSIRERIYANAEIGYGILLLTSSSGSEGTLGGLVDAGKRIVPYLERAFERGQLCSNDPFCSEHDPNHPFDIRPTHGAACHGCELIAETSCEQRNEFLDRALVSRTVAVVDDADDLSFWSFINSGAS